In the Hyla sarda isolate aHylSar1 chromosome 9, aHylSar1.hap1, whole genome shotgun sequence genome, acttttcggtgaaaaatacggtaaataaggtCCCTTTGCATAGtgggattcccccccccctcccccctagtTTTTTAAGGGTTCGGTTTGCTGGAATTAAACATGTAAGTTAGGTCTttcacaacaacaacaaaaaaaaattaaaattttttttaaaaatataataaataaaaaaaataaatataaaaaatatatatataattatttattttttaagtacaTGTTCTTATGATCATATTGTATATGGtcaagtgaatatatatatatatatatatatatatattaaaacttttttttttttttttaaggattttgtgtccaattttagttttttctaaaTTACAACTTTTTACGTAAACTAAGGGGAGAgttatcataacctgtccagagggaaagctgctgttgcccatagcaaccagattgcttcttttttcagaggtcttcaaaaatgaaagtgatctgattggttgctatgggcaacttctcttCCCACAACATATAAAACAATGTTTTATACTTGTAAGGCTGGGTTGACATCACGTTTTAGGCAATATGGGACCGCATAGGGGTGCTccagtatccctgccgtatgtggTGACCGGAGTGAccggactctggtcggctcatttttgcccccgtatgcggttttcccaccagacttaaaaccgtggtagatataaaaaataccggtatttatccaaccaatcctccaactcccggaatgttgcaccatatcctatatcagtgtttcccaaccagagtgcctccagctgttgcaaaaatacaactccaacggctgtccgggcatgctggggggcgcccctggttggggaaacactgacctatactatatactactatatagtccaacatgctgggagttgtagttttcatttggggcagctgctgagccacaggctgtatcagggcatgctgggagttgtagttggtaactaactgcaactcccgatttTAATAATTTCAAAgtcacattaaaacaaaaatggtagtgttaaaaactacagatcgggggcgcaaaaaatgagccctcataaggagaaaaaagttataggggtcaggatagGACAAAACTCTCCCTCCCCTCATGTGTATCATGTGATGTCGCGCAtatataattatgcaaattaacaTGGccagtatatttttatttttgcaagaaaggtggcaaccctatctgTGGGGTGAATCAGCCCAGAGTCGGGGGTCTAGGTCAGGTGGCATTAGGGCTGCTCTGGCACTGGATTGTTCCCCTatggggcactggtgttgcggctgtGGTTTGTTGCTCAGCCCCACGTCAAATTAGGTTAGGGACCCGCTACAGTCAGATGGCTGTGATGTGGTGAGCGGGCTTACGGCTGTGATGTGGTGAGCAGGCTTACAATTTATGATCGTAACGTATAGTAAGGATGTGGTGTTTTATCTTTGTGTATATAATTTGTGTATAAAATGTATACCCAGCCTTAGGCCCCTTTTCACATTAGGTTTGGGTTGGTTCAGCAGAGTATGAGTTTTAAGTTCTGGACTATGTATCTGCTGTAGGGCTCATCCAATAATAGGAAAAACTTAATGGAGATctatagtgctctgaactttatcccctatctgaagaatGGGGGGATACGTGTTTAAATCACGagggggggtctgagcgctgggccctcccccccccccccccccgatctcctgtatgggcccgtggcaatgtacaggaaagggggcgttccatccccgcatgacgcagcagctggcacaccccctccatgtatctctatgaatGTGGCCAAGAGCTCAGACATGGAGGACTGTATCGCTGCCAATATCCACAGGTGTCTTTGCTCTATTTGAAAACTGTGATAAGTAAAAAACAATATACAAGTCTCTTTAAGGAGGTAATGCTACCTTCACACGGCTGTCAATGGGCAACAGCGGGCCTcagtggaccccattatagtcagtgGGGTCCGTTGGGCACTGCTGTTTTTCAGCGGGAGAATAAGACGGCACaattaagatttatttatttattttttcttcctggTGGCCCCGATGGCCGTCACACTACAGTTTGTGATAAAACCTTAAGGTTTTTGGCCTCATCAAGGCTGCtatgtttgtaattttttttctttatttctttctcTGTGTAGGTTGTTGCAGATTTTTGCCAcagaaaccacaaaaaaaaaatctgcaatagaTTTGCAGTTTAGATAAAgcagaactagaactcccagcatgccctgaaagccttTGGGAGTTATAGGTATGTGTGGGGCCCCCGAGTTGTGGGGTGACCACTGGgtgtgaagggtgtaggtggctgaggcagatggtattaaccccaggggcaagatgttactaacccctaatgttcgtgatgccagagtgttTTTGGGGTTCGGTAACCATCCAAACGATATCCCCGTTAtgccaaggttaggcagggcaagagtccacgaccaggttatggttaatggaggctttactgaggtcacacagttgttacagtctttaCAGCGAGGCCAGAGTCCCAGAGAGTCACCCGGTAACACGGAAAGGGCCTTGCCGCTTGCTTGGGGTTGTAATACTTTTGGATCAGACTTTCAtgcagccactctgactataattgacttgtcTGGTAACTTGACTTGGTTGTAGGTAGAGACAGTAGACATAGATGGctggacttactgacatgtgcCGGCACGAGGCCTCCCGGTGGACTGGATGCTGGATCTGAGGGTTATGCCTCGGCAAAGGTCTGGTGTAAGAGAGATGTGGTAGAAGAGCTAAAGAGAAACGCTTTTGGATACGGGTCTATTTTATTTTGTCGGTAACAGGTGTGAACCTAGTGAAATCCCCGGAGCAAGCTCTACTAAATGCCCCAATCCCGAATATCTCAAAGGGACTACGCAAACTTATTTCCTACATCTTtctagatgcaacgcgtttcgctggacaaccagaTGACTAGCAGAGCCCAAGATGGACAGCGACGACATCCGTATGATCAATGCATGCATGGGGGCATGCATTGATCATACGGATGTCGTCGCTGTCTATCTTGGGCTCTGCTCGTCAcctggttgtccagcgaaacgcgttgcatgccgggtaaataaaccagtttacctttgaagtcttgtgcgccgcttttatcctgtgctgttccttggagggatccgtctgagtacttatataggggggctgagccagaagcccataggtcaagctgcaggtcatgtgtttAACTTGTGCTCTCTGGATAACATGTGATAACTCaaaaggtcctttagacatttacatTGGTCCTCCAAAAGTCCTTTTAAACATTTACAttggtcctccaaaggtccttttagacATTTACATTGGTactttatatacacataatacataacATTGTTCTGGCTAGACATAGTAACTtcattatgggggagacactgtgggagagcccccaggacactgagggactcaacctgacagggcctaagtgtagtacaggactatgttctgtactgtgacaATACATATGTaaaagctggagggccacaggttggcgATCACTGTTAAATGGTATAAGAAACCCCGGCTGGAGTCCAACTCTTCACCATTTCTGTATTACTAGTGGCAGTGCAGGGTATTGCCCTGTTCACTCAAATGGGACAGTACTGCGGTACAGATGTGCAGATGTGCCCGGTGCTGACTGAattagtcggtgctaggaccgcacagactctgctgtctccatagaccacaaggtCGTCTTCAATGCAGATTCAGCCTAAAGAAGGCCATTCTTTTGGCAGGGGGAAATATTGCAGTGTGAATTTTGCAGTGGCACCCTATtaacagcaatgggactctgctgcatcggaatttccAAGTGAAATTTCTAAATTGAGCAATGCAGGTATGAGTACTGGTTAACATTAAAAGGGCAGACACGCTTGTGTGAGCACCTTGGCCCTTGGCAATATTAGGAGGCCGGATATCTCCTTTTATTTAAATCGGCTATGACATCTGATTTTAGATGGTTTCTGGTTTCTCAGGACTTTGAACCCAGCTTAAAAGGAGGAGTATATAATCAGTATCTaaacacactatggaatttcaaaCCAGGAATCCGCTTAGGAATTTTGGtcaaattccggtgcagcagaaacccactgtcaatgggattctggtgCACAGTGCATGTTTTGAAATTCCAGCGGCTAAAATTCTGCCACCTAAATAATGGTCCTGTCCATTCTTCAGGGGTCTATGGGAATAGCAATGTCCTAGTGCTGGCCACACTCGAAATCTACAGCCAGAAGTTTTCCGACcggagtgtgaacctagcctcatgGTAACAGCCAAGCACTGTATTTGTCAGCCTCATGGACTTTGAACAGAGCAGCCATAGGCCTTTTTTACTCCTTTTAGGCCAATTCATAATAGGGGACTTGGGACCACTATTCTAGTTATTATGGGGAAAACCCTAATCGTACGCTTATAAATAAACAATTTTTCTCATATCTACCTGCAAAAGCAGAGGTCACCTTTGTCACTTACTGTAGTTTATCTTTTCGGAATTGCGCTCTTTTAATGGTTCTATCCTTTTAACTATTTCCATTTTACTCTACAGGATTTGCTCAGTTCCTGCAGTTTCCAGATGGTAAGAAAATTTAACCTTttctaaaaatttttttccctttttatggTATGTAATGGATGTAGTAAACTAGCCCTGAAGAGCATTGACCCTGacccctcccccatatgtcaaaATATCTCAGTAGGTATAAACCCTTCATTTTGTTTCTCTTTTTGAGAAATTGATGTTACATAAATATGGCTGACCACAAGTACAGACAACGAAAATGGTTGTAACCTAGATTTCCTGGAGTCGGGACTGAAATAAGTTGGTCatgtgtgattaaaaaaaaaaaatgatgcattCTCTTGGGTTTAATTTCAGTTTTTTCTCTCTCCTACTTCTGTAGGGTATTTCCAAAGGCCTTGGACCCCTCAATATGTACTTgggcactgaggaaggggtctccTTTCAGACAGACAATGAGCTGTTCTTGTGCTCGAATTGTAACGGTAAGCAGTACCTGATCTATGCCCGAGACATGAAGGACCTTGGCAGCAAGTTTCGCATCTCCGTGCTCCCAAATGGCAAGGTCCTGCTGCAGGATTTCCGAGATATGTATGTCAGCTGGATGAATTGTGAAGGCACAATCTACTTGGAGACAGAGAAGAGCACCCCAGATGAACTTTGTGAGTTTGATGTGTTCAATGATGGGGAGAAGGTTCTGTTTAAAGCCTCCAATGGCCTCTACGTATGCCGGACATATCGACACCATGGAGACAACATTGAAGCCAGTCGTTCTGCCATGGATGACTGTTGCCGGCTACGTCCtggtctgggggacatgtatgcccCTTGTTTTGATATCTCGGACATTGAATTGAATGATGTCTCTAAGCTCATCTGCCGCCCATGTGTGCTTAAGAAAGAGACCTTCGTCAACAAGACGGATGTTGCTCAGAGCCATGGTTTCACTCTTAGTTGGGAGACCCGAACCACAGATACTACTCATTGGGAAACAACTTGGGGCCTGAACACCACCTTTTCAGCTTCATTCTCTGTCCTGGGCTTTCAAGCAAACATAACCTATAATGGTACGTTCCAGAAAGTCGCCACCGCCAGCAGGTCTATTGTGGAGAAGAGAAGCATCACAGTCGATGTCCCACAGCACAGTAAAGTCACTGCTCAGttagttgtttccaaaatggaaaatGCATCAATCCCTTTCACTGCCTTCATCCGCAAGACAAAAGTCAATGGAGAAACTGTTGCTTTGGAAGAAAAGGGGGTATGGAAGGGGCTTGTGTATGATACTGTAACTCTGGAGACCAAGCAGGACCCTAATGGGGATTTTGAATATACATGCCGAGCACTTTAAAACTAGGGTGCCAAAACACCGCTGATAGACCAGAAAGTGTCACTCCTGCTAAGAGTAAATATATAATTCTTAGTGTGACCATTGTCGCTGCTGCCTTGCGCGTTACTATGGTAGACTTGGCCTTGTTGACCACTTTTATGGCCACTGTCTGTACTAGAACGCGTCTTGCTTTTGGACATTTCAGTCTTCACTGGAGtttaggcccccccccccccccatcttcaacTTCTGTCTGAGTCCACCATCAACAACCATGGCTGAATACTTTccttacaatctctctcttctcaTGACCGGGGTGATAATTCTAGGTTTCTCACATTGTTGGGCTACTGCTGTTTTTGAGTAGATTGGCACTAGTGGGTTATCACAGTACCCTTCACAGGGATTCTAAAACAAACTCTCTCGTATTTAACAATAAATCGCAATCTGCATTGAAATACTATTATGGCTGTGTTGTCACTTATTGGGtagatactaaatatatatatttttttggacgGGCTTCTCAAAGAGATTGAAGTGTATCTAAACTCTCCATTGGAGATCATACCGATCATCATAAGTTGgccatacagcaaaaaaaaaaattgttggctgAACCTactgatttcagcaggaatggCCAACCACCTAATGCTTGGCTGAGCATGCAtatgccatgggggggggggggggactagtgTCTGTTGCCCACTCATCCTGGCAACCGCTATCTTATGTGTGGCATTAGAGGGCCACATGCACTACCGTGGTGACCAAATGACATGAAGCTCAAAGAGAAATCTTCCACTTATCCTCCACTTGATATCTTAAACAGTAGAAGTGTAGCTAAAAGCCTTGTTTGTAGGCCTCTACATGTCTTGTATACACAATGTGCAAACTGTATAACAGCCAATGCCTGTAAAATTACTTGGACTAGATCTCTGGAAAGGCTTCATATATGTACGCCTATTTATAGAACGAGAAAACTATAGTCATTTCAAATACTTGTAAcaaaattaacttttttattttaaatatcctttaaaaacattaaaaaaattttaaagcaCAAGAAAAACCCCCCACTGGGGAGACAGACAAAAGGGTGACACAGCCTGCTCACACAACTTATCTGGGACTGATGTACAAGAAAAAGCCAATACCTATATCCTCAATTTGTAATATAAGCAGAGcgatgacacttaaaggggtactcccatggaaactttttttttttttttttttttaaactggtgccagaaagttaaacacatttgtaaatcccttctattaaaaaatcttaatccttccagttctttttagaagctgtatgctaaagagaaatccaaaaaagaaatgaattaatatggccttttttgttttttatttttaattttttggaagAAAGGTGGCATCCCTAAGTGTACATGGGATGGCATCATTGGTGTGGTGCTTTTTCAGCCTGAATAGAGAACCATAACCTAAAAATGGCCTCACTTCTGGAGGACTTGAGCTTTCCGTGAATTATGTGGCCGGCGGTTTATCTGGCTGCCAAGTAATTCCATATCTTGTATCTGGCTGCCAAGTAATTCCATATCTTGTATCTGGCTGTGGGTTCATCCTGTAAAATATACTTGTATCTGGGCCTAAGCTGAAGAGGCTCTTTCTGGTGAGACGGCTGCTTCAACCTAGGCAAGTTTTTGTAGTTCAGGGAAATTTAGAGCACatagggagagttatcaaaacccgtgcgaAGGAAATGTTGCCtatttgcccacagcaaccaatcagatcgcttctttcattttttttttttaacaaggcctctgcaaaatgaagcctTCTGACGGGTTATGGGCAACTTATTtttccggacaggttttgatacctCTCCCCTATACAAAGTTCAGAGGTCCAAGTAATTCCTAGTCGCTTTCTAGAACATTTTTTTGGTaagaactttattccacaagGTTGAAGCAGCCGTCACTTTCTCCTTTGGGGCCTGTATTATGAAAACTCTGCAGTTAATAAAGCCATAAGAGAGTAAGGAGCGGGAGGCTGTGACTCTATGGGCCCCAGGGTCCTGCGGCTTTCACAAGATCCACTGGGTGCTTTGGATTACttcatttactttattttttatcttcCTGTAGCAAATTATACCCAGAGGAAACAATTACTTAAATAGAATTGATGTTGAATGATCCTTAAGCTCTTGGCATATGTTCACTGTGGCAATGAATAAAGAGAAGCCCTCTTCGTTGGGCTTTAAATGACTAAACCTAAATGCAGAGGTATTTGTCCGATGCCTCTCTGACCTGATGCCCACAAGAATGGTATACCTTCTATTCTGGGAACATGCGCCATTTGAGAGTTTAGAAAAACTGATATTGTGGCCAATGTTGTGTTCTCGTAATAAGTTTAATGATATCCAGAACAATTTTTAGGTAATTTACATGTCCTAAAACGGATTGGTCCACAAACACTTGGAGACCATGTGCAATGATACACTAATACTTGTACATAAGTAACAAAGAGAAAGTAGTCCTGCACTCACCACAGTCCACCGCTATGAGAAACGAGGAACCATTGATTCAACAGGGCTTATACGGGGGCTCAGAGGCAACAACAACCGGTGGTTTCGCGCTAATGAGCACCACTTCTGGCCTCCGGAAGAATTGCTCGTTGGCACGAAACCACCGCTTGTTGTTGCCTATAAGCCCCATTGAATCCCATGGCACCTCGTTTGTCATAGCGGTGGACTGTGGTGAGTGCaggacttttttattcattttttattatttacatacCCTTTACCTGTTGCATATTCTGTCCTTGCTCCGCCATACTACCCAATGTACATTTCAGTAGCTCTGGTTCTATTGGTTGATTTCGCACCTGGGAACATACGTGATGACACAACAATGCTTAGACAAAAAACAGTGGTCCAAAGGGTGTTAGTGATGAAGTGGCACATGGGGACCAAGGACCATAATAATTGGGAGTTATGGGTAAAGATTAATGGGGACACTTGAGGCTGacatgactgggggggggggggcggcatcaGTCTATAGTGCCAATTGGAACCCACTAGTTGTGGAGGGGCTCGATCTATTTATCAGCCCCTAAGAGCTCTCCATGTCACCTTTATATGAAGTAATAGGCTTCACCCTCATTCATGACAATAACacgttagtgtgtgtgtgggcattTTCCCCCGGCGAAGCCAGTTTCCTTTTATGCAAGTATGATTGATTAACTTATATAGAGTATGGAGAATTTCATTGTAGTCCGCTGTTCCTACGTGGTTCACTTACGATGTGAAAGATTAGGTAAGAGTCTACCACAGGTTAACGCAATAACTTACTCTGAACACTTATGAATTAAATGCCTGTTCGCGATAGGAAGCGGGCTTCCTCCTGCTAGGGCCATGGTGACCTGACCATTACGTAGGCCATTCTGACTAGCACCATATGGTGAGAGAGCTCTGATGGGGCAGTATAGGACAGTACAGCCCCATTACAGCTATGTAGTTCTTTTTGGCTCTATAGACTGATGCCCCAAAATGATACCACACTTGGGGACCAAGGACAGGTCAATGTCCCATTTTAGAGCTTAGCAGCATTACTGTGGTTTATAAACCCAAAACACTGAATCTCCTTCCTAACATAAAGGGAGATCGTCCCCAGGAATATCACAGTTGGGGTGGACTCCTTGGGaagtgggggccggaattccttTCATCTCAGGTCAAGGATTCCGAGAACAGCTCTTCCTGCATTCCTGGGTTTCAGATTCGTCCAGAACAACAGCTGCACCTCTGATATGTGTGTAAATGAGGCAGATTTGGGTAACACTGCATATTCTACACCCTCCCTCCTGAGAAGGGGTCTATTTGAATATCATTGAATGGAATGAAGCAATTAAGCCCCCCTACTGGGGACAAACAAAAGGAGACTAAGTCTCATGGAGGCAAAAGTCCACACCCTCCTGAGATAGGAAAGGTCACCTACAtgttacaagggggggggggagacaaagaCCCTCAACCCAAACTGGATTTATGATACCTTAAAATGAATTCTAATCTAGGAGGCCAATCTGTTCTTCCCTCTGCAAACTGGATACTATTCATACATGAATTTAGATGGGATAGTGTATCAAATATAAGGCCACCGATTGTTTGCAGCCATTCTCCCACACTGTGAGCATAGCCATACAGGCTTTAGTGATAAGAGGATTTAGCCACATCGTTCATGGGGGAAATGGACTCCATCCTACCCATAGAGTCCGAAAAATGCCTATTTGGGCAgcaagatcttaaaggggtactccgatagaaaccattttttttttttaaatcaactggtgccagaacgttaaacagatttgtaaattaggatgAACAAAGAGGCACGTACGTGCAGTCAACGCTCAACGGAGATGGTTGCGTCTGGAAGTCCGGTAATGGGAtgccgggtcacggcataggcgtATGGCGCTCaaaggctacgccggcagtttcgcacgtaagtgcgtgcttcttccggcctcggtgaggccggaagaagcacgcacttacgtgcgaaactgccggcgtagcctccgagcatcATACACCTGCGCCTATGCTGTGACCCGGTATCCCGTTACCGGACTTCCAGACGCAACTATCTCCGTTGAGCGGTGACTGCACGTACGTGCCTCTTTGTTTATTCTATATTGATACTTCATTCATTTGTATGTTCCCCCCCCGCAGGAGACATTGATATAGGTCGCCGAAAACGTAATTACAGGTCGTGGAAGGTGAAGTTGCTTCCTGTGTGCTCTCCCCTTTCCTTCTACATTTGttgattagatttgtaaattacttctattaaaaaaaaaatcttaatccttccagtacttatcagctgctgtatgctccaccggaagatcttttctttttgaatttcatttctgtctgaccacagtgctctctgctgacacctctgtccatgtcaggaactgtccagagcaggaacaaatccccatagcaaacctatcctgctctggacagttcctaaaatggacagaggtgtaagcagagagcactgtggtcatacagaaagaaaattcaaaaagaaaagaacttcctgtggagcatacagcagctaagcactggaaggattaagatttttttaataaaagtaattcacaaatttgtttaactttctggcacatgtctatttaaaaaaaaaatattggtttccatcggagtacccctttaaaggggtactcaacccctagacatcttatcccctatccaaagatatcgCTGGGGTctagccactggggacccctgcaatatagcatgcggcacccacctgtttctggtccggaagcgctggagggtctgggtcccgacctcgggaacggaagttcgtgacgtcacggctccgcccccgtgtgacatcacgccctgtcccctcaatgcaagtctatgggagggggcgtgacggcggcggcgggacccccgcgatcagacatcttatcccatatcctttggatgggggataagatgtctaggggtggagtacccctttaagcttgcacTACACCTTAGAttgtctgactgtctaaagtTTATGGTGGCCTTCTGACTCTCCTCCACAGATGATGTTAGGGGGAGAAGGGTTAGGCGTATCAGAAAGATAAGCCACCATCTGAactgtctggcagcggcttaccccttctctccccacacatgtacacatgtacatttcttttttattttaaatatttatttctcTTTTTATGACCCATAATGCAAAGACAAACTTTCTTAAATACACGATTCAGCATATCACACTTAGAAAACCCACCCGCGACCCCCTGGAggggccagaaaaaaaacctattACCATTTTCCCCATATTTTATGGAACTCTCTGGATTTTTTCTTTGATGATTTTGCCAATATCTGTTCATACCTTTGAACGTTGTTTACCAGGGCTATCCACTTTTGAACCGGTTACTATCAAACCAACCTCTAGTGATTATAAgcttaacatatgcaaaaagtcTAATCAGGCTTCTCTCCATAGGCAGGTTACCCGTATCTCCGTCATTATTTTAGCAGAAGCCCtttctattttaatttttaaccttttttcaaTGACCCCAATAACCTCTCTCCTGAATTGCTGAATATACACTCCCAAATCCAATGGTAAAATCCGGCCTCATCCACCTTACATTTTGGCTAAGGCCCATCCTTTTCAGGCCCATCGGAGTATAATGAAGCCTGTATGATATCTTGGGCTGTACCATTGAGTGGACTTCACTCAAAGAGATGCATTTTATATTGGCCATTGATCTAGTCCAGGAGTCATTTGAAATAGATCCACGATCCCTCTCCCATCTAGGTTTGACATCTActtgaaatgtttttgaaatTTCCTGCCCAAGCCTCTTATAAACATTTGCCATTGGTCTCTCCGGCCGGGCGCCCTTCATATACTTTATAACTTCATGTGACCAAACCCTCCTAAATTCAGTCCTGCTCGATTTCCTATTGGCCTCAGATATttgaaaaaaacataatttctCTGAATCCAATACCCCGTAATAAgcctttgtgatgtcccagtatgggatatggtcctgtacagtactaAGGCCCTGTCATGTTGAGTCCCTCTATGTCCTAGGgaccctcctgcagtgtctcccccttagtaatatatataatgtatagtgttatgtgtgttatggataaaggacctttaaaggggtactctggccctaagacatcttatcccctatccaaaggataggggataagatgtctcaccgtgggggtcccgcagctggggacccccccaaaatcttgcattcagcacccacctcagggagctgcacgccgcgctgccagctccgaatctgccgtgtgacgaccacggggccggagtattgtgatgtccccGTGTGATGTTACACCCCGCCCCTGctaggcaagtctatgggaaggggcatgacctCTACCCAGATTGGCGCGGTGATTTGGGCGGTGATGACAGTGCTGGACAGATTACAGCATCAACCCCAGCTGGACGATCAGCTGGATCACTTTGGAATCACCAGCGTATAAAAGAAGTTTGCTGCTCCTCCCATGGACCCGAAGACCTCTATCTCTTCAATCTTTCTAATGTCAATCAGCGGAGGCTCAATATATAGAGTAAAAAGCAGTGGAGATAGAGGGCATCCTTGTCTGGTACCTCTTCCCAGATCAAATTGATctctatggttcccattgactattACCCGAGCAGAGGGATGATCATAAAGTAACTGAACCCTTTCAAAAAATTGTCCACCGAACCCGAACCTCTCCATTACCCTCCAAAGGaacctccactccaccctgtcgatgTTGAACGCCTTCATGGCGTCTAGGGACAGGATGGAGCGGAGTCCCTCCCCCGACATTTGTGATTACACATGAACCTTTAGCCATGCCAAACATCAGGAcagatagctgttggccaaaaaaacaaaaaaaaacaatacatgaAAGTCTATGGCCTCCTTAAATC is a window encoding:
- the LOC130291159 gene encoding uncharacterized protein LOC130291159, with the translated sequence MGISKGLGPLNMYLGTEEGVSFQTDNELFLCSNCNGKQYLIYARDMKDLGSKFRISVLPNGKVLLQDFRDMYVSWMNCEGTIYLETEKSTPDELCEFDVFNDGEKVLFKASNGLYVCRTYRHHGDNIEASRSAMDDCCRLRPGLGDMYAPCFDISDIELNDVSKLICRPCVLKKETFVNKTDVAQSHGFTLSWETRTTDTTHWETTWGLNTTFSASFSVLGFQANITYNGTFQKVATASRSIVEKRSITVDVPQHSKVTAQLVVSKMENASIPFTAFIRKTKVNGETVALEEKGVWKGLVYDTVTLETKQDPNGDFEYTCRAL